From the genome of Podospora bellae-mahoneyi strain CBS 112042 chromosome 2, whole genome shotgun sequence:
TTCCTCCTTCAACTACCTCCGTCACAAGCCGGGCTTCGGCGCTCTCCCCTCGGCGGCCCTCCGATGGCGTCAAATCAAGAAGCTGTACATTTCTGTCGAGAGCTGGGACTTCTATGGCCCTGCCCCCGGTCTCGACCACCTCAAGATTATTGACGACTACATCCGGGAGTTTGCCCCTCAGCTGGAAAAGTTTTCATTCACTTGGCTTGGGAGGAAGGGACCCTGCCCCATTGCCCTCTCTGGCGACCCCCTTTTCGCCGCCCCAAGACACTCCAAGAAGTTGTTCAACGAGGTCACTTCCCCCATGTCTCCTCTTCCGCCCAAACCACTTAGACACCCGCTCGTGATGCCCAAGTTGAGGTGCATGGCGGTCAAAAACGCGACGATGAATGCGCAGCAGGTGAAGGGACTCGTCGCCGACCATCGGGGCACTGTCAGGGAATTTGACTTTGACAATGTGGCACTCATCAGAGGCAGTTGGGACGATGCGCTAGGCCCATTGGTGGACAAAGAAGAGGGCGGCAGTCCCGACAGCTGGTCAAGAAAATCATTCGCTTCCGCAGCCTCAAACACAAGACCCGGGACATCCAGGACAAATACCTCGCCAGGGTCTGCGGTGGCAAACTCGTCGGAGGACGAAGCTGTCCCACCGTCGTCGGCTGCGGCCGAGGCAAGCAGGGAGTTGTTCGAGGTCGACCTTGAGGGAATGGTCTTTGGCGGCGTCAACGACGTCGACAACTTCGAGgccggggtggaggagtgggCTAGGGGTGTtactgctgccgctgcttcTGCATCTGCCAGCAACGACCGCTTGGATGACTATGATGACGTCGCCTCTGACATTGAGGCCGCCAAGCAGGCGAGCGAAGGGTTCAGCACGACGCttaggaagaggaggttgagaaagaagaggaggcaCCATGACcacgatgaagaagacgagcGCAAGAGCCAGAAGAGCaccgaaaaagaaaaggaaaagagcaCTCGCCACTTTCCCGGCCTCggcaagagcagcagcaagcttACACTCAAACACTCGCGCAGCCGCAGCGACGAGAcggcttccaccacccccaaagaAACCAAAGACCGTGAACGCTCTGAATCCCGTCCTCGTCTCCAACGTCGCCGCCGtcaccatcgccaccacTCCTCGGATGATGTTCTCCCAGCTCTCCCTACAATGCCGTCCATGCCGGAGGTGGTTGGCTCTGACGACGAGTCCTACTTCAACTCGCAGCACCCTTACTATACCTCCCCTGGTCCATCCACGccaccccccctcacccgGTCTAACTCTCTGTCTTCCTCCCATTCTGTCTCCCCggccccttccccatcccctaCCGGAAACAACAGGGGCAGCTCCAGAATCGAGATCTCAgtccctctcctcaacccGGACCCCTTTCCCGTCCTCCTGCAGCCAACAGTTTACGACCCCTCGGCCAAGACCGGGCCGTTCGTGTGCTCCGTCGTCGGAGAGGAAGACCATGGGCTTTATGAAGACGACGGTCTGAGCCCAGCACAGAGACTGATCGAGGCGGACATGCTTGCCGAAGCGCAAGAGCGTGAGGCTAGGTCGTCTGCGCTCAAAAGAGCGAAGGAGGCAGTCATGACGAAGCTCTCGAGAGAGTTTTCGAGAAAGGCCAACGCGAACAGTGAAAAGAACAAGgggtcggcggcggtgcaGCAGGTCGCTGGGATGATGAGCCTTGCCGATTTACCTCTGCACCCTTTGCATACCAGAGGCAATGCTAGCAGCCACAATGTGGGCGGAGGCAATAACAGTATCGGATGCAGGATCCGGGAAGGGCTGTTTGGAAAGAGCATGGCGAATGTGGCCGAGTGCAGGTCGGATCAGCAGAGGGTGACCATGGAGAGTAACGGCAGCGTGTTGGTGCCGCTTATTTTTGCCAGGTCTTGAGGTGGTTTAATGGGGTTTCTTGTCACTCTTTATCAacacctttttttctctgtcTTCTCTCATG
Proteins encoded in this window:
- a CDS encoding hypothetical protein (EggNog:ENOG503NYV5) translates to MASSTQLFYRLWQEETVRERFFELLSKQDLCAVRVANSACCNLVTRRLFVRINLTFTSNTFTNPHRIQALLRIGHHIEHLSFTFPHSNATFLPPLIHPQTGQEILFLYNPHTSMASALTRPKYGNSELGDILTQQYPPLFHAASNVPSFINAMKHMTNMRHLTIRTPGQEPSERYRRDIVDYALISLRISVERAPLTKLTKLSLSGVHPSSFNYLRHKPGFGALPSAALRWRQIKKLYISVESWDFYGPAPGLDHLKIIDDYIREFAPQLEKFSFTWLGRKGPCPIALSGDPLFAAPRHSKKLFNEVTSPMSPLPPKPLRHPLVMPKLRCMAVKNATMNAQQVKGLVADHRGTVREFDFDNVALIRGSWDDALGPLVDKEEGGSPDSWSRKSFASAASNTRPGTSRTNTSPGSAVANSSEDEAVPPSSAAAEASRELFEVDLEGMVFGGVNDVDNFEAGVEEWARGVTAAAASASASNDRLDDYDDVASDIEAAKQASEGFSTTLRKRRLRKKRRHHDHDEEDERKSQKSTEKEKEKSTRHFPGLGKSSSKLTLKHSRSRSDETASTTPKETKDRERSESRPRLQRRRRHHRHHSSDDVLPALPTMPSMPEVVGSDDESYFNSQHPYYTSPGPSTPPPLTRSNSLSSSHSVSPAPSPSPTGNNRGSSRIEISVPLLNPDPFPVLLQPTVYDPSAKTGPFVCSVVGEEDHGLYEDDGLSPAQRLIEADMLAEAQEREARSSALKRAKEAVMTKLSREFSRKANANSEKNKGSAAVQQVAGMMSLADLPLHPLHTRGNASSHNVGGGNNSIGCRIREGLFGKSMANVAECRSDQQRVTMESNGSVLVPLIFARS